In Cicer arietinum cultivar CDC Frontier isolate Library 1 chromosome 7, Cicar.CDCFrontier_v2.0, whole genome shotgun sequence, the genomic window TCCATAACTTGCTACACCAATTCATTGCATGTTAAGTCTTATCAATCTAGGATTGGTTCCATAGCTTGCTACACATATCCCATGCATTACATCAATGATATTCacccaataatttttttttgagtattttctttttgaactTTTGAAATATGTGGGGAATCTTGTATATTtctattatatttcaaatttttaattaaattgtgtcTCATTTTTAAGTGAGAAATATTGAAAAGTATTTAgaagaaaatttatattatttgtggTGATATTTGACTTGGTCAAACCTGCTAGTCATTTTCATCTCATTAGTCTAACTACCCTCTTCTTATCTATAGGaaaaattgacttttttttcGTAACACTAGTAAAACTTTCCaattcttctatttttcctaTCTTTCTCATGGGTGATATCTTCCTAATCTTATAGACAATCTCTCTTGATGTTCTATAACCTCcaattttatagaaaaacatGTTGTACCTTGGATGATTTGCTCATCCGATGGATAAATCCTTAAGGACAGTCATCCGAAATATCTCATGTATGAATATTTTGTGTATTTGTTTATTGTTTTGCAGGTTTGATTAGAGTTATTGATGGAAGATACTGATCGAGTTGGATTGGCTATCCGATTTTAGAACAACCTTCACATAgcaatgaaattgaaatttgttACTTTGTGATATTTTTGAGTAATAAAGCAAATCCATTTAACATTCTCTTTGATTTCATCTACTTGATTGTAATagattcttttgaaaaattaagattttgtttgaatattttaaaatgagcGGAATATAGTGAAACATAATGGAACAAATCAACACCTCCATTGTTTAGATATTTTAGGATCGAATGCATAATAAAAAGTGATTTCATCCCATACTCTCAAATTAGTGGGGAACAAAAACGAAgctaaataatataattgtatgGAATACATTCCATCATGTTCCACTTTATTCCATCCTCTTTTTAACAATCCATacaataaaacattaatttgtttCATTTCATATCATTCCATTGCATCTCATCCCATCAATCCAAACACATGCTAACAGAAGTTTCAAGTTGTATTGGTTAAATTTTTGTTCTtgataaaacaacaaaaaatcaagGGAACAAgtgaatttgtttttattttcacaaCATAAAAAACTGAAACTAATCACAAAGGACGCACTCCACTCCAAATCAAACAGTATCGTCGTCGTCTCTCCTCTGCATATAATCACCTCGTCTCTCGTCTGCCAACACAATGTTGCCGCCACCAGTAACCACTGCTCCGACCGCCTTCAACTCCGATGTCAAAGTTTTGCTGTCGCATGTGTTTCTCTTCGTTCGTGGTAGAGCGTGGCCTTGCCGCCGTTGGGGTTGCCACCATGGGCGACCTGAAATTAACACTTTTTCTTCTCACAcccctaattttttttgtaaatcccAAATACCCAAAATACCTTTCCCTCTTTATTCATGTAACCCCTCATttctatcttcatcatcttcatcttcattttcATTAACCTAACACCTTCAatattcttcatcttcttcaatcattttgatacatttcatcttcaataatcttgaatcatcttcaacatctttatcatcttcatcattatagtGACTAAACTCAACTAGGTATATATGTTGTTGTGTTttgtagttttaattttttttcaaaatctggGTTTCGTACGTGAACTGACGTTTATGTGAAATGAATTCACGTAGctgataaaattaagaaaatatatatgcTACGTGATTTAGGTTTACGTAAACGTACGTGATTTAAGATTGCGTACTTCAATGGAGTTGAAAAATTCATATGagctacgtgaactgagttaaCGTATGTGTacatgaactgagttcacgtagcaaatgtgaattgaatttaagtacacatacgtgaactcagttcatgtTAAGGTCAGTTTTTTGAACATATGAGGcatacgtgaattgagttcacgtatgtgtagttgaattcaattcacgtatttgctacgtgaactgaattcacgtacacatacgttaactcagttcacgtaatgATGctcaaatttagatttttttttttttgtttatagggTTTAGGAGTTAggatttttatgttatatttatgtaatttattggatgcagttAAATAGATCAAGGGGGAGACAATAGTGGCGAAATGTATGAAGGTTTGGAAAACTGATTTTGAGGAAATGTATGATGCTTTGGAtcctgattttgaagaaatgtaTGATGATATGGAACTTAATTTTGACGCTATGAATGACGAAGTTGAACCTGTTATGATTGATTTGACCGATGTGTTTACCACCAACATGATGTTTAATACACGATATGATTTATTGAAATGAGCTAGAAATGTTGGAAGGAAAAATGAAATTGTCGTTGTAATTTTTAGATATGAAACTGAGACAGCACGACcaagaacaaaaacaaaattaattcttttttgTGAAAGAAGTGATAAATATAGACCTTGGACGAATCATAATCTTACGAGGAGTACTTGGACCAAAAAATGTGAATGTCCATTTAGATTGAGAGGAACACGATCAAGTGTTGATGAAGGATGATATTTGCATGTAATATGTGGTCTCCATAACCACGAATTGGCCAAAAAACTGACCGGTCACTCTTTCTTAGGCCGATTGTCTCAAGACGAGAAAAATGTACTTGGTGATATGACAAAGAACTTGGTAAAACCAAAAACATTTTAATGAAACTGAGGGATCATAACGTTGAAAGTTTGACAAcaataaaacaagtttacaatGCACGTCAAGCATATTGTTCATCActtagaggtaatagaacaTAAATGCAACATCTTTTAACATTGATGGAATGCGACAAATACATCTATTGATATAGGAATATATAGGGTTTAGATGAGTTGATGGACATATTTTGGGCCCATCCAGACGCTAtcactcttgtaaataattttcacatagtattgaTTATGGATAACACTTACAAGACCTGTAGGTATCGAATGCCATTACTTGAGATTATTGGTGTTAAATCTACtgaaatgacattttgtgtGGGATTTGTATATCTACAGTCTGAGCATGCTGATAACTTCACGTGAGCACCACAAATGGTGAAAGAACATATTACAAGTGGTGAAGTTGAAGTCATCGTTACTGATAGAGACCTTGCTTTGATGAACGCGGTTGaaaatgttttttcaaaatcaatgaatTTATTATGCTTGTTTCATATATGCAAGAATGTCAAAGCCAAGTGCAAGATGATTGTGTTTCCAAAAAAGAAGCAAGTGCAAATAATGGAGGCATGGGAGGCTCTTATTTACAGTTATGATGAGGCTCAGTACCACATGAAGTTGGCTATCTTTGAAGGAATTTGTAGTAGCTGCTCTATTTTTTTGATTATGTACATGAGCAGTGGTTAATTCCTCACAAGGAAAGGTTTATTGAGGCGTTGACAAATAGAGTTATGCACTTTGGGAACACCACAACACAAAGGGTTGAGTCGACGCATTGGAGTTTGAAAATGATATTACAAGATAGTATTGGTGATATATGCAGTGTTTGGGAAACCATCAATAGCATGATTGTATTACAACACAATGAGATAATAACATCATTTGAAAAGAGCATCATTCAAAAGGTGGATCGATATAGTAACAGATAATACACCAATTTGCGTGGTGTTGTGTCCAAAAATGCAATAGATCACATTGCGGCAAAGTATGATCGGTGAAGTATGTATGTATTGATCAGAATGAGTGTCGTTGCACTAGCGTCAACTACATGTACAACATATTGCGTAAACATGATGTCCATTTCCTCTGGTGTGGTCGTCTGACCTACTATCTCCAAAGGTGAATCAGGGATGGTTTGGACATATCCATATTTGACGCAATACCTTATCTGGGAAGTGAGCATACATCTTGGGACCCCAGCGTATCCACCCTCTGAATAATGAAACAACCTCAAATGGTCGCTTCGGTCTATGCTCTCTGTAGGGTGTCCAACATATGTCATCAACATCAATCTCGTCGAGTGCTTTCCTAAATGGAATAACCAAACCTTTATCTTGTTTTGGCTTCCATCTAAGTGCTCTAGGATAGTCCTCAACATAAATATGAGATAGTCTACAAAAATTTGCACATAATGCTGGAAAATGCTCATACACCCACGCCTGCACATATATAATAAGATATTCATAAATCAATAAAGCAACAAACCATAAAAAAAATCCACGAAATCAGGAAATAAATCAAACCGGGAAAGCAAGCGCAAATACCTGTAATAGTGTTAGATACCCTGATACCGTTCTAGTCTGATGCATGCTCGCTTCTCGAAGATTGTCGTATAGGAAATCAAGCACAGCAGCCCCCCATGCATATCCCCCGCATGAGTTGAGGTCTCTGAAGCATTCAAGGTAGGCAACGCTCATTGCGAAGGCACTCTTGTCGCTGAACAAGGTGCAAcccaccaaaaataaaataaatgccCTCGCAACCATCTACCAATGCTGATCAGCACATCGTTAATGGTATACGTCAAGCAACCAACTATACTGAACAATGGTTGTTCGCGTCAAGTTAAACTCAGCATATGCAGCAGTCAGACTAACCCCAAAAAGCTCACCCAATAATTATGCAGCATCATCCTTGTTAAATATATTGACGTTGAAGAATGCACCAGTGATGGGTATATGCAGCAGCGAAGAGACATCGTCCAAAGTAATGGTCATATCTCCAATTGGAAGGTGAAAGTTGTTGGTGTCACGATGCCATCTCTCGACAAAGGCAGAAATTAGACATTTGTCGATCATCTCGTAGCTGCATTTTAGCAACGTATATAAACCGACACTTTTAACAAGTTCCTCAACCTCTTGATTTTCAATGAcaacttcttttaattttttgcctTTGCTAAAAACCCTTAACTCTCCGCGATCCTGAAATAAATTAACcgaaaaactattaaaaatttaatttgattcagAAATTTACTACGCCGTCCCATAGTCGTGTCACAACATGATCCCCATATGTCCTTAGGACATACCTTCAACCGGACCACCAGGATATCCGCCATCCGCTTCCTCTTGTTGGGCCTCTTCCGCTTGGACCTCTTCAGGTTGGGCCTCTTCTGCATGGACCTCTTCAGGTTGGGCCTTTTCCGCTTGGGTATCTTCTGGTTGTGCCTGTTCTGCGTGTTGCTTCTGTAATCTTCGTTGTTCATGCAGTTCACGCTGAGCACGACGATCCCGTGTAGAAGCGGTCGAGTATAACACAGCCTGCTCTATCAGTAAATATTGTGCGCACCATTTCTgcataaacaaatcataatcattatcaaaaaaacataacaatataACATTTATGCAAGTCCATAAAAATAACCTACGTGAACTCTATAAAGCATACGTGAACTCCTTAAATGAAaccatacgtgaactgagttcacgtacgtgaactccacGTGAACACCATCAACATAcgtgagttcacgtacgtgaactcctTCAACCTACgcgaactgagttcacgtaagtGAACTCCATCAATCTACGTGATCTGAGTTCATGTACGTGAACCCCATCAACCTACGTGATCTGAGTTCACATACGTGAACCCCATCAACCTACGCGATCTGAGTTCACGTCAACCTATGTGATTTGAGTTCACGTACTTGAACTCCATCATACTACGTGATCTGAGTTCAGATACGTCACCTCTAAAACTAAACCCTACGTGAACAACAACCATCAAACCCATAAATCACCATTGATACCCAGAAAACACCATTGATGAAcattcaaaaacaacattaaaaaaaCCCAGAAAACATTCAAACAACACGAACACCATTCAAAAACAACCATTGATAAACATTCTATAACAACAACCCGAAAAACAATCATTCAGAAAACAACCATTGCTTACTTGATTGAAGATGATTGAAGTGATGAAGGTGTTGAAGATGATGTaggtgttgaagatgatgaaggtgttGAAAATGATTCAAGAATGTTGAAGATGATTGAAGATGACGTGATTCAAGAATGTTGAAGATGAAGGTgttaggttaatgaagatgaagatgatggagATAGAAATgatgaattaattgaataaagAGGGAAAGTAGTTTGGATATTTTGGATTTACAAAAAAAGTGTGGGGGTATGGGAAGAAAAATGAGTAGTCTGGGAAGCAAAAGTGGAAATTAATCACCCTCACCCActaatagggtttttaacttcTTTTGTGATTTTACCTTAAaagcttttctttttctttctttttattttttattttttaaataaggtCACATGTCAACTTATGAATTGCTTGATTAATTTGACGGAAAAGAAGAATGGAAGCCACAGTGCCTTTGGCGCTCCAAAGTCAGTGAATCCGTTTTTGAGAAGAGTTAGTACTATGTAACTCTATCCTTTACTGTGCAAACGCGTTTTTTTGACGTACAAAAGAAAAGTGGTAATGTGAAGAGTAGACAAATGTGTTCCaataatatttctataaaaaaattgattactACAGATTTTACTTAAGTAATATTTTACTTTGTAATACTTGATTATTAGTTttacaaaacataaaattttattatatggaACATTGTGTCTAAAAATTGTGTCTACAAATTGATTGAGTAAAATCCAACTTTAAAGTATTGTATAATAAAGCAAAGATATAACTTGATATAATTGATCAGTTGTTATAAATATACTAAGTAAAAATTATATGATGTCATTGTGAAATATTTAGAAGGTAAAAAGCATATTTATAGTAGTTATAGGATTATTATAAGATAATTGCTGAAAAAAGGATTATTAGATAATAATGattggattttttttactaaataatgATGATTAGATTGtattgtataataattaatCTAAATTAGTATAACTTTGACACTGTGTTACATTAAAGTACATTACTTGTTTTTTTAACGTCTACATTACATCTTACTTACTCCTTGGAGACCATAGCAAACAACATCCCAATTTTCAAACACAGAAGCAAAAAACGTAGCGGCGAAAATGTCGCATTTGCATTTGCAGTTGCAGCAACACTCACCAGCACCAACATCActctcatcatcatcatcttcttcttcaattttttcttctcttaAACTTTGCACAAACAACTATTTTTCTCCAAAGTCTCTTTCTTTTAAACCCCTCACTCTCACCCAACCAATCAGATGCCGCCACTCTGACCTCTTCGAAACCAGAACCAACTCTTCCACTTCCACCCCCAATCCTTCAGGTATGCATATTTACCCTTTTACCCTTTTCCTTTGATTTCCACCAACCCTTTTAACCCATTTTCGCTAAAACCTTTTCTGTTATTCAGAAACTAAACCCCATTTTTAAAAGTtccgatttttatttttggttgttggaagctagtaaaattaaaatataaaaaatttaaaaggacTTTGAAATTTGGATAATGGAGTTGTAAATTTGTAAAGgttttgtgtttgtttgtttaatGTACTAACTTGCTTTTGGGTTTcatttgtgtgtgtgtgtgtgtgtgtgtttagTTGGAGCATTGCCACCTAGGGTTTATGTTGGTCATTCAATTTACAAAGGGAAGGCTGCACTCACTATCACTCCGAGACCACCGGAATTCATGCCGTTGGATGTACATATGATTATTTATTTGGTTTCGTTGTTGGATTGTGCTATATTCTTTGTGGACTTGTGAATTGAATGTTCTTAATTAACGTGGAAGGTTTTGGTGGATTTTGTAGTCAGGGGCATATAAGATATCTAGGGATGGTTATCTGCTGCTTCAGTTTGCGCCATCCGTTGGTCCGCGCCAATATGATTGGAATAGGAAACAGGTCAGTTATGTTTGTCTTTTGTGATTTGAGGGTGACTTCTGTGACAATGTTACTGCATAATCTATAATATCCTATCTATGAAGAACAAACACTGGACACAACATTGTCATAGACACGTGGTCATcggtaataatttaagaaaatgaaagtaaTGGAATGTAATCTCATGTCATATGGAATGTAATCTCATGTCGTGTTGGTGTTAGACACAAGACATGCCTTCAATCTGAGGTGTTGGTGCTAGATAGGTTCTTATGTGCTTTGAGAAGATTATGCTAGTTTTCTGAAAAGATAGGACATGGACTTGTGCCACAATAGAACCATTTAATGGAGTTGGgttgaatttgacttgttgaGTGTTTTACACTCAGAGTATGTAAGTTTTTTTTCGACAAAATCTGAGGGAGTTTAAGTATGGTTCAGTCTCTCTGATTTGGAAGTTTTGTATGGTTCTGTTGGAGTTATGAGGTTGGTCTCGTAGATTAAAATGTGAGGTCATTGTCTGGTTTACTTGAATGCAGGTGTTCTCGTTTTCGGTGGTTGAAATGGGAACTGTGATTAGCCTTGGATCAAGGGAGTCTTGTGAATTTTTTCATGATCCTTCGAAGGGAAAAAGGTAGTTTCTATGGTTACCTCCTAATTATTGCATATTGGTATTAGCATGTTATAATATCTCTTACCATTTTTTGATTCATCCTGCAATAAGAATTGCCTTTATTTTGTATAAGGAGAACGGATGTGGTCATTCATGTATCTGTATCTTTTAATCATTTAGGCAAATAAATATCCAATATCGGTCCATGTATGTGGGTTCATACACTCTGCTACATCAATGCATACTGTTCTAGGTtttcattttatgtttgttataTGGGGTCGCTGCATGCGGGAACAGGTTTCCATATCATAAATCATGGCTGTCGAGCATCTATATTCATTTAAAACATTTCCAAAATTGTCTTTTTATGCAGTGATGAAGGCAAAGTCAGAAAGGTTTTGAAGGTTGAGCCTTTTCCGGATGGTTCTGGTTTCTTCTTTAACCTCAGTAATCCTCTTTCTTCATGAGTCTTAGTTACAATTTTttgtatcatttttattttatttcctgGCTATATTTAAATTGGGCACTATGAAATGATGAGTTTATTGAgtcaattacatatttattaaactGTACAAAGCTCACTCAGTGATAAACATTTTTAAGGTTATTAGTCTTGAGATCAGATAAGAGAATATAAAAACCTGATTATGGTGGCAACGTTTCAATCAGATATATAGATATTCAGAATGCATAGGCTAAGAATAAGGTAAGGATTATGCTAAATCTAAACATATGAAAAATAGGCTGTCATCATATGGTAAGGATTATGCTAAATCTACACAATATATGGAAAATCTCATAAAAATAGGCTGTCATCATCAATACATATCAAATGTCCGAATCATATCTCCTATTATGTCTCTGAAATCTCCGTCTCTCAACGGTCTtaatgtaataatttgaaatgaTAACTGAGCTGACCTATTTTATGCCAATGTTTGCGATATGAATGAAgatatttcatttaaatttattatcatttgCTTAGTTATAACTTTATTATGACATTTTTTAAGGTGTTCAAAACAAGATTGTGAACGTTGATGAAAGCATCACTATCCCTATAACCAAAGCAGAGTTAGCAGTTTTGAGCACAATTTTCAAGGTATGTATCTCCCTGACTTCTAATAGGATGTTTTTTATTGCCACAACGTGATTCTCCGATAGTTCAATGGAAAGATTGTTGTGGCAAAAATAACTTCTCATTATTACAGAGAAGTAGCAATCAAAATCTAATCTAACTAATAGTCAACTTCGCAGTTATAGTAGCTTAACCTTTGTCAAGAAATCATGTAGTGTATATTTTGTTCCACTTTTGAAGAAGTCAAAATTGATTCTAGAGGTGTATAGttgattttgacatgtttggttgttttagagtttaattaattttgcgtccaaaattaattttaacttgaaGATGTAATTTGTAACTTTGCCTCTAGAATTGATTTTTAGCTTCATTTATTATTCAACTTACTTTTACATTATGTATCTAAACATAAATTCACCTTTAGCCAAAATCTAATTTACATaatcaatttattcaaaatcaatttagtcACCACTAAATCAAACGAACATGAAGTCTTAAATGTCCATAGATTTTCTACTTGCCTGGTGAAGGAGAATATAGAATTTAAGTCATTATATAATGACATTAACATAGTTCATCAACAAAGGTT contains:
- the LOC113784449 gene encoding protein MAINTENANCE OF MERISTEMS-like — translated: MVARAFILFLVGCTLFSDKSAFAMSVAYLECFRDLNSCGGYAWGAAVLDFLYDNLREASMHQTRTVSGYLTLLQAWVYEHFPALCANFCRLSHIYVEDYPRALRWKPKQDKGLVIPFRKALDEIDVDDICWTPYREHRPKRPFEVVSLFRGWIRWGPKMYAHFPDKVLRQIWICPNHP
- the LOC101494451 gene encoding single-stranded DNA-binding protein WHY1, chloroplastic-like, with the protein product MSHLHLQLQQHSPAPTSLSSSSSSSSIFSSLKLCTNNYFSPKSLSFKPLTLTQPIRCRHSDLFETRTNSSTSTPNPSVGALPPRVYVGHSIYKGKAALTITPRPPEFMPLDSGAYKISRDGYLLLQFAPSVGPRQYDWNRKQVFSFSVVEMGTVISLGSRESCEFFHDPSKGKSDEGKVRKVLKVEPFPDGSGFFFNLSVQNKIVNVDESITIPITKAELAVLSTIFKFIMPYLLGWHTFVNAINPNPEYSAVVNNANPKYGGDYEWTR